Genomic segment of Panicum virgatum strain AP13 chromosome 9N, P.virgatum_v5, whole genome shotgun sequence:
CGTGCCACCACCGTCCGCTGCTGCGACTGGCAGACCTGCGTCGGGAACTTGCACCCAAACCGCTTGGTCACCATCGAGCCCCACctcccatccgccgccgccgacgacggtGTTCCCCTATCCGTCGCcaccgccccgcctcgccggtcCATCTTCTCGATGGCTTTCCTCATGCTCGTGCACTCGCGCTCGAGCTCGTGCACGCGGTTCCGCATGCTGTCCATGTCCAGCCGCAGCATCTGGTTGCCCTGTGTGGCCACGCGCCACGTCCCGCCCCCGTCGCTGTCGCCGCCTTCCTCCCCCGACCCCGCCGCCCCGCCTTCGTTCGCCATGATCGTCCGCGCGATGGCCCTgcggagctgcagctgctcgaAGAAGAGCACCTGCACGACCGTCCGCAGCGGCAGCCGTTCGTTCTGCGCCGCGTGCGTGCACGCCTCCAGCGTCAGCTTGCGCCCGTCCACCACGCCGctcaccttctccttctcctcttcgCTCAGCCCTGGATGAGCCTGCGCGAATAGCAGCCAAACAAGCACGCATCAGCACCGACAATGTCTCGCAAGTCTGCAAGCGACAAGGTCACGAGAGTTCGCTGCCCCCTCACCTTGAGGTAGATGTCGACAGCTCGGTAAAGGCCATCGTCGTACACGCGCGCGCCGTCCGGCAACGCCCAGGCGAGGTCGCAGAACTTGTCCGGCTTCAGGTTGGCATCTGTCGCGATCTCCCCCAAGTACGAATCGATCAGCCGCCCCACGGCAAGCATGGCTCGTCGGCAAGCCTCTCTGCCTGGCGTCTCCGCCTCACTGCGCTCGTCCTCATTGACTTCCTCGGCGACGTCGCGGCCTTCCAGGAAGTACCGCACGACGCGCTCGACGCAGTCCACGTCGTAGAGCGTCTCCACGAGGTACGAGTAGCTCGGGATGAGCaggtcgtcgacggcggcgtccggcAGCCGCGCGGCGATGCGCCGCTCGAGCATGTCGCGGGATGCCTCTGACGCGTGCAGGATGCTCGCCGTGCGCAGGAGGCCGAAGAGGACGCGCGCCGCGGTGGCGCCCACGGCGGTGCCGGTGTGGGCACTGCTCTTGATGGTTTCCTCGGGGAGGTTGGCAATGACGGTCTCGAGAAGCGCCTTCTGGTCCCCATCCGACGACGGCGGTGCCCCGGCCGCCgtcgcagcgccgccaccgccgccgacatGCCGGCCGGTTCGCGACAACCCGGGGATGGACCGCTTGGCGTACGCAATGAGAGCCCCCTCGATAACCTCCGGGCCGACGCCACGCTCCTTCATGGCGGCAATGACACGGGTGAACGTGGCCAGGGACAGATCGGCGAGGTCGTCGAACCAggtggctccggcggcggcggcgctgttctTGCGGCGCTGGCGGTCGCTGGCCCTGGCGTCGTCGGCGATGGGCCAGCCAAAGAGCGCCGTGGGCGTGGACGCGGCGGCCTTGGCGGCAATGGCGTCCACGCAGCGGGAGACGAGGCCGAGGCTGTcggcgagggggaggaggcccTCACAGGACTTGAGCGCGCGGATGGCGTCCCTGGGGTTCCTCAGGACGGTCTGGGATATGAACCGGTCGGCGCGGGAGATGAGGTTGTCGTCCGAGTGGTCGTCGGACATGCCGAGGCGCTCggccgcgcagcgcagcggcgcggcggtggccggcgtgaGGTCGAGCTTGACGCCGTAGCAGAACTTGGCGGCCAGCTCGaatgcctctgcgccgccggggAACTCCGGGAGGCGGATGCGGTGCACGTccgcctcctcatcctcctccagcACCACTTCCACTTCCTCCTCCCTGATCTCCCCAGCATCTTCTTCTGGCTCTCCTCCTGTGTCTCTCCGGACTGCCTCGCGTGATTCCTTGTTCGTGATGAGGTCGTGAATCTTCTTGCTCCGTGACATTAACGGGAACTGCAAGAAAGGCACCGGATTTAGCTAGCTTTTGGGATCAATGAGTGACGAATTTCCCACACTTTTCGCAGCTCGAGATTAGGAAATGGACGGCACCAACTCACGGTAGAGGCATCGACAAGAGATGAAACAGAgaattgaaacaaaaaaaaactcgtaAAATTGAAGGATTGGAGGCAAACCTTGTGGAGATGGAAGGTCATGTCGCCCACCTCGATCACGACATCGCTGGGCAATCCTGTGGTGCAGAACCTGAAGACCACAGACGCGCAGATCAGATCAGAGATCACAGAACAGCAACAAATCACCAAGCAGGTAAAGGACACAGAAAGCAATTGCTTCACAGAACAGCAAATCACCATGCTTGGCCTTTGGAGCTGGCCaccgccggctgctgctgctgctgctcccgtccCTCCCCACGAGCCATCTCCCGCGcggtcttcctcctcccctgcaTCGAGCAATCCTTTCAAGAGCAGCAACGGGCCCAACGGGGAGGCatttctcgggaggatgagcgGCCTGTGCTCGTGGGAATCAGGGAAGGGGAGGAGCTCGCTCGCGAGTCGCAATTTGGTGTCCTACCTAtcacggtggtggtggtgggggggggggggggggggggggggggagtaaaGGATTCCCAAGTGGGGAAGACGAAGACAAGATGGCTTTTTTGGTTTTTTGAACACCGTCGCGGCGTCGCGCTTGCCGCACAAGCACGTATCCTCCATTAGGCCTTCTTTATTCTGGCGAAAAAAAAAATTCGTtggaattttactaatttgaagtactaaatgaaatatatttataaaaaattttgcacagatggattataaatcgcgagacgaatctaattatggtaattaatcaataattagcggacggttactgtagcattactgttgcaaaatcatagattaagtaggctcattagattcatctcgcgatttacagcccatctatgcaaaaagttttgtaaatagatttcatttagtactccatacatgtatcaaaatattcgatgtgacggttttttttgtgtttacggattTATGGGGtcggaactaaacagggcctcgaTCCTTTCATCCTCTGTTTATCCAACCGTTCGTAATCGCTTTCTCGTTGTTTAACCACGTACAGTCCCTCACTGTAAGATCGCCTCTCATGATCCTGTTCATGGTCTCATGTtctgcaaaaaaaagagagaggaatgGCCCTTGTTCTACCGAACCAATTCACACACGTCCTGACCAGGTCATATTCGAAATTGCTCCAAACATCTCAAAGTACAAAACAAGCGCTGTGTTAGTTTGGCTGTGgttgatggctggtgctgatttgctatgagagaaaagtactattGACTGACTGGTAGTTGGtaactggtgctgatttagtatgagagaacagtactgctggttggttggctgacaaACCAAACGAACACAGCGAAGCTGGTTTCCAATTCACCAATGAGCTAAAGACCGTTGTCTTGCTAGCCGGAGTATTAAAATGACCCGCACACTGTTTTTGGTAGAGTGACTACGGCAGcaacattattttttttaaaaaaactaacaGAGCCGTTTTTTTAAAACTTAGCTCACCACGAGACAGACCAGTTAAGTACTAACAACGAGAAGAATGACGGAATCTCGTGGTAAAAGAtcattcttttccttttttatccAGAACCCAAGGTCTTTCTCACTCCTTGAAACCAGCATGGCAGCATCCATGGCAATGCTCAAGGCGAAGGTGCGTGCTCTCAAGTTTTCAAATGCTGTGTTTAGATTCGTGAAAAGCTGGTAAAAAAAGTtgcatcggacactgtagcatactgtaatactttttgtttatttgtggtaaatattgtcttattataggctaactaggctcaaaagattcgtctcgcaacgtacatcaaaactatacaattagtttttttatttacctacatttaatactccatacatgagttatttgttatatttaatgtttcgatgtgatttcgatgtgatgaaaaatttgGAGAAATTAGAGTGAAGTGAACACAGCCAAAACCTTTTCTTTTGGACTGGAAGTTTAAAAATCTTTGAACTCCCGCTGCTGCTTGCTTCTTGCCTGCATATCGGAATAATAAATGCGGAGGCGTGGTGCCGTCATCAATACCGGAGGTGGTGCTGTGCCGCCGTGcgtgagggagggagagatgttTGCAGCCATTGctggagggagaggagagagatcaCAGCTGCACAAGCACAAGGCAACAACATGGAAGGTGAGCCCCAGATCCGCCTGGCGCCTGCTCCCCCTCGCCTGAAAAGGCAGGTGGCTTCTGTGCCGCCACCTCGCACTCGTGCCGGTGGTGGCAGGCCAGAGATGGTGTTTGTGGGGGACTGGGGGCGTGCCCTTcccctgctggctgctgggGATGGGCCTCGCCGCCTCGCAATGCCATGGCAAGAAGAACAGACACACAAAAGGCACAAAGGCAAATGGCAAATGCCAAAGGCTAGGGGATTCACCGCGGCACTACGACAACCTTGGCTTTGACTGCCAGCGACTGGTGCTGCAAACAGTTATCCAGGGGCGTgtgttagagcaagtattataatgCCAACTAGGCAGGCTGGGAAGGTCACACGTCAGAAAAAAATTTTATTGGCAGAGAGAGAATGAGACGGGCGATTTGCAATTCGCCGGCTCAGAACGGGCGTATAGCATCGGGTTGTGGTTATGTGGGGTCACCGTCACTGCTTCTGTGATTTCTATTGGCTCCATATCGCTGTTGGatcaaaatgagcattgaaTATTGGTATAGGCCCTACCACTAGCACTAATTTTTTACTGCCCACCTGAATGACGTGGTGCTTCTTtacgccggccgccggctgaATCACAAGCCATGCTCTTACTGTGCAGGGCTGCATGCTTTGTCATGACACGATCCGTCAGGTTTCTACACGGTATCTGTACGTCATTCTGGCTGGATATCATGGGCAGGATTGGGATGTCTGTTGTGCTGTACTTCTGTCTGTAGACATTAGGCTGGTTCCAACAGCGGGTCTGCAGCCCCAGCCCACAGTCACAGCCAcgtcagcgccacgtcagctcTCGCCAGCCCACTCGACCCCAGCGCTCCATCAGTCAGCCTGCAGCCTCAGCCCACAGCCACATCAGCGCCACGTCAGTTTCTCCATTCCAAACTTAACCATTTCAGAACGCGTTGCTCTATGATTTAAATTGACACAACAAAACTActttattaaatttaaaaatttagaaattacataaaaattcgaaataaaaattacacgacaatttaaaataaagaaaattacataaaaatataaaaattacatAAATCTACTCGTCGTCGTCGAACTCCTCCTCGGAAGCATTGGTACCCGGCGTATGGGTAGTCGAACGCTCGGGGTCGGCGTTGAGCAGGTCGAAGTATGACTGCATATTTGGACTCCAGTTTGCCATGGTGGAAGAATTTGAGAGAGGAAGTGGGTGAAATGGGGAGTGAGAGGTGTGGAATGAGCTCCAACCAGCCCTCTCTATTTATAGATGAGTTGGGGacgaaatttgtgattttttggaatttttttcgaattttttggaGTCCAAACGGTCAAAAACGGCTAATTGCAACGGCTAGCTGACGTGGCAGCCGTTGGCCAATCACAGAGCGCCGCGTGGCAGCCGACCGGACgcggggtcggtaccgaccggccgggtcggtaccgaccagTCGGTACCGACCGCGCGCGGCCCCAacgccggtcggtaccgaccgccccgcgctctcggtttccgcgcttaccgaccggcgcgggtcggtagccgggtcggtaccgaccggcgggggtcggtaccgacccccgtTGGAACCAGCCTTAGCCGTAGAACTTGCGGTCGTGGTGGTTCATCATGTTACAGAAATCCAGGGGAATCTATACTTGGTTTAACCAGATGTAAAAGCAGGCACGAGGCTTTCAGGAAAGCCTATGGATGTGGCTTGCTTCAGCTTTCTCAAAAGTTTTCAAAGCATTGGAGTGCTAGAAAAAGGCTAAAGGTCGATGCTCAAGAACAAATCTCGGCATGTTTTTTCTTGACTGAAATGCGTGTACCTTTGGAGCTTTGATGACTTCAAGCCCGGTGAAGGTGGTCTGAATGACCGTGAGGCAGGTGATCTTCAGGACAGTGGACAGATGAGACATGAGTCTGTggcatcatcatcacttacaaACCCACAACACGCTGCTGGATCTGTTTCTTTTAGTCATGCTCGATCAACTTGGGAGGTAGGGTCCGATCTTCCCTGAAAAATGGGCAAGAGAAACTAGACATTTGGCCGTTTAAGCGGATATCAATGAGGATGTTGGCAATCTTGGCGACGCAGCATATGGGCCACGAGCAACTAGTGGTGCTATCAGCTTTGTCAAAAAATCTGCTGGCCATTTTCGTGCGCTCTGGTCCTACTCCAAGGACTGCCTTTCCCTGATCTTCATGCAATGAGTGTGCATGCCCTGGAACAACTCAAGTAATCTTTGTGTTCACGAGAGGAAGTTCTTTAGAGATTTAGCCTTTATGcagttctttcagtctttgtttgccaaaaaattAGCTCTTCTGGGTCCTATCTAGTATAACGTCGATCTTGCTTCGATTAGGGTGGATTCTACTACTCTTTAGTCCAAACCTAAACTTGTTCAGAAATGGGCTTGCACTAAGGAAGTTTCAGAACAAGCCCTGCAATTTTAGCAGGTTAATTTGGACACAGTGTTGCATCGCTGTTCATCATAAACTGAAACACTGCACCGGAGCCTGGGACCACTCAAATTTTGTTCAGTACCGGCCAGTGGAACACAACGACAAGCAGCTAGGGAACTAGTCTTATGCCGGCAGAAAGTCGAGGTGAAACATTCCGTCGTAGAATGTTACAGCAGCAAACAGTACATCGGAAGGGACAAAGCTGGCGAGACTAAAGAAAGCAAAATCAACATTCCATTAACAACTGCTAGTTTCTCGTCTGCAAGGATGAAGTTCAGAAAACCTGCTGTAGGCTCACATGGCGCCCAAGAATTGGCCGCATTAGTAGAATGATGGTCAGGACTAGTCACTAATGGCAGCACGCGCTGACGTATCACGGCTGGAGGTTCAGAAACTGTCAAGATCTAAACACATCTTGGCGGCCTCTCGCGGGACCGAAATTCCTCTGGCAAATCTCATAGATTAGTACGCCCAACCACTTGCTGCCCATTATTGGCCCAGCATCTCGTCCCATTTGATTTCCATCCGTCTCCCCCTTCGTTTCTGCACAAGCCTCTTGCTGGCAGCCACGACCGAGACCAACCCTGACGATGTTGGCGAGAGCGAGACCCCAGGCCAGCAACGGGGCACGCAGAGACAAACAAAGCCCAGCGCGGCGGCTTGGCTCGACGACGGCACGCAACCGTGGCGCGCGATCGAGCGATGGGCAAGGCGAGGCGACAGAATCATCGCGCGAGGCGTCGCCAGCCGCTGGCGCTTTCCGCTCGCCTATGAGTGAGCCGGCGAGCGACCCCCGCGCGCACGCGTCAATCATACGCGCGACCGGGGAGCCTGCCCGTTCCGGGTTTTCAATCAGGGGAGACGAACTCCGGCCGGGTTGACGTCGGGCCGTCGGGGACGGAGGAGAGGTGGAGGAACCTTGGCTTACCTGACATTTGTTTTGACGAGGCACACACCGTGGAGGAACACCGGCCGAAAGGTCAGGGAAAACGCCGGCCAAGGCGTAAAGCATCCACGACGCCTTGCCTCAAGGAGACGATCAGATAGGGGACGAGTCCGACGGGGAAGGGAAGCCGATCGTAACCAACACGGACGTCGTCGAAGTACAGAGTCATGTAGTTGAACACCACCGCGACCAGCCCCATGTATACTCGAGCATCGCCCCATGCGCACGCGCGGCATTCGCCGTCGGCCTGGGCGGCACCTCGAGTGGCGGAGCTAGCTCTCACATTTTTAGCTGGGGTAGAGCTTACTTGGTTGTTTACCGCAATGGAGGAGGAGGCTCCTCAGCGAACTCGCGGTAGCTTGCGGTGCCATGGGCTCAGTTGACGTACATCTCGGTCTTGTTTATTGGGCTGTATGGGCTGAATTGGCTTCTCAACCCTTTGTGTGTGTTGGGTTTCTTCTCGTCCTTTTCAGCCACTTCCGGGAGCCCAGGAGTGGCCGAGGCCGCGTGGATCGCACGATTCCTGGCGCCGTGGCGCCACGCTGGCCACCCACATCATCCTTTCCCCTCCGCCTCCGGGTACCGGGTTTGACTCCGGCGGCTCGTGGAGTCGTCGTCTCCCTCCCGAGCCTGAGCTGCAACATACAAGCAGTGAGAGAAATGGCGAGCGTGGCCTCCTCGAGGTGCTCCGGCCTTCTCCTCCCGCCGAGCCTCGCCGGAGCCCACTGCTGCCCGCGTCCGTCCTCCTCCCTCCGCTTCCGTTCGCGATGGGCCCGGCGCCGCCCGGGGACCCTCGCCTGCGTCGCGCCGCCGGACTCCGCGGAGCAGAAGACGGTGCGTTCTGACAGCACAGCGAAGGCACCTCTACCTTGCTTGTCCCCGTATTGTTATTTCGTGCAGGCGAAGTGGATccgtgattttttttcttacagTAATTCCGTGCAAGTCATTGTTCTAATTGAACTTCCAACTTGTTCATCTGCTAGGGGACACAAACATGTTACTGTGATTTTTCAGTCTTGAGATCAATACTCCTGCTAGTGCTAGGATATTGGTTTCAATGAGATGTTAACCGAGTGATGTGTCTTTTGCTTCCACAGGATGAGCAGACTGTGAAAGGGGAGTCGACTGTGGGAGAGGCTCAGACAACCAGCACTTCCCAGGATGCTGGACTTCCAGCTCTCCCAAATAAGGATCTCAACAGAAGGGTAGCATTACTGTCCACTCTTGGGGCTGTAGCTCTCTTTGTGTCGCAGAGGCTCAATCTTACTGAGGCGTCTCTTAAAGATCTTGCAGCCAATTCAGTTCCATATGAAGAGGTCAGCACTTACTGTCCTTGATGTGGATTGTTTGCATGGTGCTAGGCGCAAATGAAAATGGTAGACCTGAGATGTTATGTAGTTGACTTGAACAAGTACAACAATACTATGCTGCATATTTATTTAGTTAATTGGTTGGGATTAACAAATTGTAGTGTTGCATTATCATCCTTTGCAGTTGCTGTTCATGATATTTAGAATGAGAACTGCTGGAAAGGAATAATCTCAATAGATAAGACAATGTTTTTGACTGTCACTGAATCCATGCATATTTGATTGCTTCAAGTGTTATTGGTACTTTCTGCTTGACAGTTAACACACATTTCATCTAGCCCCCGTCATTGTGTTACTATCATTCTTCTGATTAATTTGTTTGAGTTTCTTCGCTATGTtgaatctctttttttttcaccaaAAACCCTGCAAAAGCTGGAATCTCATTAACTCATTTCTTTGCCAGGCTGTGCTGATTCTATTTGTTTTGTATATGGTTTTCTTCACTGTAAATGCTTATGAAACATAACCTGATAATTGCATCTACAGGCTCTTTCAAATGGCAAACCCACTGTTGTTGAGTTTTATGCGGACTGGTGTGAAGTTTGTCGAGAGTTAGCTCCAGATATCTACCAAGTTGAGCAACAATACAAGTAAATTATTCACACACTCACTTGTCACATTTGTGCAATTTCACCTTTTCATTGGGAATACAACTAAGGTTCATTCAATTTATTGAAGAATCGATACTAGTCTACGCTTTGTTATGTTACATATCCTATTAGGCACATTCCATTGAACCTTTGTAATGGGCGTGACAGCCAGGATCCAAGGTGCTGCATGGCAGGCACCAGCTGGAAACCATCAATTAGGATAAGGCCTTAAGCCAAATTGTTGGATCTATTATTGTTAGGAAGTTATGCATACATGTGTGAAAGCCAAAGGCTATAAAGGCTGGCTGCATGATGCTGTGTTAAGCAATGAATATTGCAAGAAGAATTAATACAAGACTACCCTAGAGTCTTAATTTCTCCCTGAGCAGACAACACCACCCGGCCATCCTTGGGTGGTATTTACCTTCATGATCCTAAGATCTTAACAAACCTTCAAACTGGACTGCCAGAGGAATTAGTTCTGTGTGCATAGGTTATCCTTGCTTGATTATTCAAGGCATACTCCATCACATAGCTTAATTATTGTAATTTCTTATTATAAATCTACTGGGTAAAAAGGACAATATATGGTTCTGTTTACAACAGGATCTACCAAGTTTCCATAATCAACAGCATTATGATTATATCCAACAACCAAGACACAATTATTGACCAAATTAATCAATGCATGTGTTgcctttatttcttttgttttttgtggTAAGTGTTGTCTTTATTTCTCGCCAATGCTATTTACATACCTAGAGCATTCTTTCCAGggaccgtgtcaactttgtcatGTTGAATGTCGACAATACAAAGTGGGAACAAGAGCTTGATGAGTTTGGGGTAGAAGGCATCCCCCATTTTTCCTTTCTGGATAAAGAAGGAAATGAGGAAGGCAATGTTGTTGGGAGACTCCCAAAACAGTATTTTCTTGACAACGTGGTGGCACTTGCTTCTGGTGATTCCAACATACCTCATGCAAGAGTTGTGGGTCAGTTCTCAAGTGCTGAATCTaggaaagttcatcaagttgcCGATCCCAGAAGTCACGGCTAGTAGTTGCTGGCTCTGTGGGTGATGGGTAGCAGTATAATGCCAAGACCATTTGACAAGtaagccttttttttttgtcttgaaTAAGCCAATAGTCACATATATGCCATCTTCATGGGATAAGTAATATCTCAGTAACTTTTTTAAGAAACGCCTCAGTAGTGTGTACTGCTTTTAGGCCTGTTCAAGCTATATACCTTGCAAGATAGTAATATAGTATGTTACCACAAGTCTACAACCTGTCGATTTCTCTTGCACACAGAATTGGCTTCCTTcccaaagaaaaaagaaaacattgGAACTTTTGCAAAGGCAAGTTTTTGAACCTAGCTAATATAAAACTGCCTTACTACAAATAGATGAAACAACACGGCTATTTGACATCATGACTGTGACCTCAGCTATTTTTTAAATGTTaatctgatttttgcaggaGGCGACCCTAGGCTATCCTATTAGTAACACAATCAGTCTTGGTATCAAGGCATCAAGCTTGCGGGCGCTGTCGAGAGCTGCTGTGTAGGTAACTAGGTTCCATAATAAACGCCAGAAGAAAATGATGGTTGCAGCAATCGTCAATGGGGTCATGAAGATCTCCGGATATGATTTATTGATTTGCATGTGTGGATTCTGGGGACCCATCCGCAGCGTTGATTTGTCAGTGACACGGAAACGATTGCACCATGTACCGCACAGGCTTATATGTAGTGACTACTGAGATAATAGTACAGCCGCGGCAATGCATTACAGTAGGGTAACTGCGAGAATCTTGAAAGCAGCTCACTCTCACTCGTTGCAAGTGTAACACATGCTTATGGTGCTTCCAGCCTTGCCTTGATCTATCTCCACCCGGGGAATCTATTTATCGCGCGCGTGAATAGGATCGCTCGGGTCGCAGAAGAAGGCcgctgttcatcttcctcgagCAAGCTGCGGCTGCGGCCGGAGGTTGGGCCTTCGGGGTCCGGGTTGCCACCGACCTTAGAAGAGGGGGTGGGGTGGTAGGGAAgccaggcggcggaggcgggttgcgggcggtggcggggagACAAGTGGTGGGCCAGGCACCGGGCGGGGGAGCGCCTTCGGGGTCCGGTGGTCACCACCGACTTTAGAAGAGGGGGTGGGGTGGTAGGAAAGcaaggcggcggaggcgggttgcgggcggcggcgaggagacaAGTGGTGGGCCAGGAACCGGGCGGGTGTAACGAACAttgcaccatttatgccatttcgagtgattttggtgatcgaatgacaacacaacacttagacaaatatgattgttaagatgatcattctcaggcttttaggttcaagtgatgacaaagagaaagagaaaataggcgtagcaaggcccgaagggcagcccctacgggggttccgctacccggttagcggacgggggtcgagggggagccgcccctcgcgggtctcagggcagcgccctgaaagctcttcggtcagtagcaccggaagaaccgacgccatgggcatcggagcatccgatggtagtcggaagaaccgacgccatggtactttggtgcagaagggagtcgaagccaagtcagcctataggcaccggttgaaccgacgggtcaaaatggggcatcggtgcattggccgtcctttgtaccagagacgatgtcaggtgcccaggagaagtgtcttcagcaccggttcaaccgatggggcatcggtgcataccgccggtgtaatgacgtcagcgtccaggagaagattccttcagcaccggttgaaccggtaaagcatcggtgcaaagcatcggttcaaccggtggtctctgcgtcagccgtcaggagtccaatggctacttcgtgttatgagtgaccggatgaaccgacgctaccccgccaagaggcatcggttcttccggtggtacgcagattttcagctaaccgttggagcaacggctacaagacttggtggcctatatatacgcctcaccccggccatttgaagatttgctggagttgctggacatcccacacacacccaagaacatctccaagccatacaaaagcatcaagatcatatccttagcccttagcacactttgagagtgttgtgtaaaggattagctcttagtgagtgagattgcaaggccttaagcctttgtgctgtggttctttagcgaaccaaaacaagagcttggtgcgccggcaccttggagcgtgaagctcaccggcaacgtcatcgaccctccgacttggtgtggagcggcgacgacacctttgtgcgggggacgtggagacccccatcctttgtggagaagctccttagtggaacccggggccaaggtgaccgtgattgtgttcacggaagagacttggtggccgagtagcaatactcttagtgagtgctacaacaacgtggatgtaggtgtgcctttgtggctaaccgaaccacgggataaacacccgcgtcaagagtttgctatctcctatcccgctctttaagcttccgtatttcattctagtaatttgtatgcctttactttcatagaatagtttct
This window contains:
- the LOC120689975 gene encoding BTB/POZ domain-containing protein At5g66560-like isoform X1, whose translation is MQGRRKTAREMARGEGREQQQQQPAVASSKGQAWFCTTGLPSDVVIEVGDMTFHLHKFPLMSRSKKIHDLITNKESREAVRRDTGGEPEEDAGEIREEEVEVVLEEDEEADVHRIRLPEFPGGAEAFELAAKFCYGVKLDLTPATAAPLRCAAERLGMSDDHSDDNLISRADRFISQTVLRNPRDAIRALKSCEGLLPLADSLGLVSRCVDAIAAKAAASTPTALFGWPIADDARASDRQRRKNSAAAAGATWFDDLADLSLATFTRVIAAMKERGVGPEVIEGALIAYAKRSIPGLSRTGRHVGGGGGAATAAGAPPSSDGDQKALLETVIANLPEETIKSSAHTGTAVGATAARVLFGLLRTASILHASEASRDMLERRIAARLPDAAVDDLLIPSYSYLVETLYDVDCVERVVRYFLEGRDVAEEVNEDERSEAETPGREACRRAMLAVGRLIDSYLGEIATDANLKPDKFCDLAWALPDGARVYDDGLYRAVDIYLKAHPGLSEEEKEKVSGVVDGRKLTLEACTHAAQNERLPLRTVVQVLFFEQLQLRRAIARTIMANEGGAAGSGEEGGDSDGGGTWRVATQGNQMLRLDMDSMRNRVHELERECTSMRKAIEKMDRRGGAVATDRGTPSSAAADGRWGSMVTKRFGCKFPTQVCQSQQRTVVARPRRPRIEQSP
- the LOC120689975 gene encoding BTB/POZ domain-containing protein At5g66560-like isoform X2; protein product: MQGRRKTAREMARGEGREQQQQQPAVASSKGQAWFCTTGLPSDVVIEVGDMTFHLHKFPLMSRSKKIHDLITNKESREAVRRDTGGEPEEDAGEIREEEVEVVLEEDEEADVHRIRLPEFPGGAEAFELAAKFCYGVKLDLTPATAAPLRCAAERLGMSDDHSDDNLISRADRFISQTVLRNPRDAIRALKSCEGLLPLADSLGLVSRCVDAIAAKAAASTPTALFGWPIADDARASDRQRRKNSAAAAGATWFDDLADLSLATFTRVIAAMKERGVGPEVIEGALIAYAKRSIPGLSRTGRHVGGGGGAATAAGAPPSSDGDQKALLETVIANLPEETIKSSAHTGTAVGATAARVLFGLLRTASILHASEASRDMLERRIAARLPDAAVDDLLIPSYSYLVETLYDVDCVERVVRYFLEGRDVAEEVNEDERSEAETPGREACRRAMLAVGRLIDSYLGEIATDANLKPDKFCDLAWALPDGARVYDDGLYRAVDIYLKAHPGLSEEEKEKVSGVVDGRKLTLEACTHAAQNERLPLRTVVQVLFFEQLQLRRAIARTIMANEGGAAGSGEEGGDSDGGGTWRVATQGNQMLRLDMDSMRNRVHELERECTSMRKAIEKMDRRGGAVATDRWGSMVTKRFGCKFPTQVCQSQQRTVVARPRRPRIEQSP
- the LOC120689976 gene encoding thioredoxin-like protein HCF164, chloroplastic; the protein is MASVASSRCSGLLLPPSLAGAHCCPRPSSSLRFRSRWARRRPGTLACVAPPDSAEQKTDEQTVKGESTVGEAQTTSTSQDAGLPALPNKDLNRRVALLSTLGAVALFVSQRLNLTEASLKDLAANSVPYEEALSNGKPTVVEFYADWCEVCRELAPDIYQVEQQYKDRVNFVMLNVDNTKWEQELDEFGVEGIPHFSFLDKEGNEEGNVVGRLPKQYFLDNVVALASGDSNIPHARVVGQFSSAESRKVHQVADPRSHG